One Natronoarchaeum mannanilyticum genomic window carries:
- a CDS encoding alpha/beta hydrolase: MTKSDVPLEHKTISPPDDADGPHPAVFVFHGRGADETDLLPVAQRFPDELFVVSFRAPDRLQGGYTWYDLDLSAGGIHQSQPDADEFRRSLDLIDESIDAAVEAYDLDPDRLGLLGFSQGAISTFALLLEHPGRFAWAAGLHGYLPESHADLTPEGIEGTPVFVGAGQQDQIIPPARAENAAVRLSEVGCAVDSNTYDVGHGIGPDELEDLLSWLDDRTA, encoded by the coding sequence ATGACGAAGTCCGACGTTCCCCTCGAACACAAGACGATCAGCCCGCCCGACGACGCCGACGGCCCGCACCCGGCCGTCTTCGTGTTCCACGGCCGCGGCGCCGACGAGACCGACCTGCTGCCGGTCGCCCAGCGGTTCCCTGACGAGCTGTTCGTCGTCAGCTTCCGCGCGCCCGACCGCCTTCAGGGCGGGTACACCTGGTACGATCTGGACCTCTCCGCGGGCGGGATCCACCAGAGCCAGCCCGACGCCGACGAGTTCCGCCGGAGCCTCGATCTGATCGACGAGTCGATCGACGCCGCCGTCGAGGCGTACGACCTCGATCCCGATCGGCTGGGGCTGCTCGGGTTCAGCCAGGGCGCGATCTCTACCTTCGCCTTGCTGCTCGAACACCCCGGCCGGTTCGCGTGGGCCGCCGGACTCCACGGCTACCTCCCCGAGTCTCACGCCGACCTGACGCCCGAGGGGATCGAGGGAACGCCGGTGTTCGTCGGCGCCGGCCAGCAAGATCAGATCATCCCGCCCGCCCGCGCGGAGAACGCCGCCGTGCGGCTGAGCGAGGTCGGCTGCGCCGTCGACTCGAACACGTACGACGTGGGGCACGGCATCGGCCCGGACGAACTCGAGGACCTGCTGTCCTGGCTCGACGACAGGACGGCGTGA
- a CDS encoding AsnC family transcriptional regulator: MALDETDAEILELLIEDASRSYREIADRVGLTAPTVSERVERMRELGIVERFTVAVDQSMLATQDARLVEVQLAPGDAGTLADELRDVDVVEHVIRTESGRVLAHVHAGEPEVRRLFADLLEGRDVLSYDVGGVVESSWNPDLRRGEFAISCVECGKEVDDDGLSLEIDDRRYFVCCESCEELFRERYAELQEGAEG, from the coding sequence GTGGCACTGGACGAGACCGACGCCGAGATACTGGAACTGCTGATCGAAGACGCCAGCCGATCGTACCGCGAGATCGCCGACCGGGTCGGACTGACGGCGCCGACCGTCTCCGAACGGGTCGAGCGTATGCGCGAGCTCGGCATCGTTGAGCGCTTTACCGTCGCCGTCGACCAGTCGATGCTGGCGACCCAGGACGCCCGGCTCGTGGAGGTCCAGCTCGCGCCGGGCGACGCCGGGACGCTGGCCGACGAGCTCCGCGACGTCGATGTCGTCGAGCACGTCATCCGAACCGAGAGCGGGCGCGTGCTGGCCCACGTCCACGCGGGCGAGCCCGAGGTGCGGCGCCTGTTTGCGGACCTGCTGGAGGGCCGGGACGTGCTCTCCTACGACGTCGGCGGCGTCGTCGAGTCGTCGTGGAACCCGGATCTCCGCAGGGGCGAGTTCGCCATCTCCTGCGTGGAGTGCGGAAAGGAGGTCGACGACGACGGGCTCTCGCTGGAGATCGACGACCGACGGTACTTCGTCTGCTGCGAATCCTGCGAGGAGCTGTTCAGAGAGCGGTACGCCGAGCTGCAGGAAGGGGCTGAAGGCTGA
- a CDS encoding diacylglycerol/lipid kinase family protein, giving the protein MVPTSSDDSPDEDRDLSADNRRAILNPTSGRADHVERVRELAAERGFDVVETERAGHAIELAERAAADGVDLLAVCGGDGTLNEVVEGLYRADALDAVTLAVVPSGTENIVAEHLGVGSLAEGFDIAEAGETRRIDLGVAGDEPFVMSAIAGLPADASAAATHELKRRFGSLAFVIGGVQETLAFDGLRVAVEADGEFADGAEADASAVDGESVTWRGEALTVLVGNLRTFDPDSGPERARDGLLEVKIGERMPPSDAVAETVAQRLLGQDTEHVTTLKASALAFEHLDDEPVTFSLDGEIRQFDDVEFSVLPRALRVRIGDESGASE; this is encoded by the coding sequence ATGGTCCCAACGTCGAGTGACGACTCGCCTGACGAGGATCGCGACCTCTCCGCCGACAATCGGCGCGCGATCCTGAACCCGACGAGCGGCCGCGCCGACCACGTCGAGCGGGTGCGCGAACTCGCCGCCGAGCGCGGGTTCGACGTCGTCGAGACCGAACGGGCGGGCCACGCGATCGAACTCGCCGAGCGCGCGGCCGCAGACGGCGTCGACCTGCTCGCGGTCTGCGGCGGCGACGGGACGCTCAACGAGGTCGTCGAGGGGCTGTACCGCGCCGACGCGCTCGACGCCGTGACGCTGGCGGTCGTCCCGTCCGGGACCGAGAACATCGTCGCCGAGCACCTCGGCGTCGGATCGCTCGCGGAAGGGTTCGACATCGCCGAGGCCGGCGAGACGCGGCGCATCGACCTCGGCGTCGCGGGCGACGAGCCGTTCGTGATGTCGGCGATCGCGGGCCTGCCGGCGGACGCCAGCGCTGCGGCCACGCACGAGTTGAAACGACGGTTCGGGTCACTGGCGTTCGTCATCGGCGGCGTCCAGGAGACGCTGGCGTTCGACGGCCTGCGCGTGGCGGTCGAGGCCGACGGCGAGTTCGCTGACGGCGCCGAGGCCGACGCTTCGGCTGTGGACGGCGAGTCGGTCACCTGGCGAGGTGAAGCGCTGACGGTGCTGGTCGGCAATCTCCGAACGTTCGATCCGGACAGCGGGCCGGAAAGGGCGCGGGACGGCCTGCTGGAGGTGAAGATCGGCGAGCGGATGCCGCCGAGCGACGCCGTCGCCGAGACCGTCGCCCAGCGCTTGCTCGGGCAGGATACCGAGCACGTCACGACGCTGAAGGCGAGCGCACTCGCGTTCGAGCACCTCGACGACGAGCCGGTGACGTTCAGTCTGGACGGCGAGATCCGGCAGTTCGACGACGTCGAGTTCTCCGTGCTACCGCGCGCGCTGCGGGTCCGCATCGGCGATGAGTCCGGGGCTTCCGAGTGA
- a CDS encoding heavy metal translocating P-type ATPase, whose translation MSTETAHLEITGMSCATCSSTIEESVGELDGVASVNANFATDEGTVEYDPEEVSLGEIYEAIESAGYEAESATETVGIAGMSCASCAETNEEAIEGIPGVIDASVNFATDEAQVTYNPVDADLDAVYDAIEDAGYEPDRPQAGEEGDGEGGEERETAAERELARQRRLVIGGGVLAAPFLLVMVQMFTGEFLPEWFHWVEFGLASVLMATLGREFIVGAYKAAKNSGRANMDTLVAVGSSTAYLFSTVVLFDLIADAGLYFEAVAVILWFITLGNWLEARSKAQASDALRKLLELEADEATLVEDGEEKSVPVEEIEVGDVMKVRPGEKIPTDGVVVDGQSAVDESMVTGESVPVEKAEGDEVVGSTINENGVLLVEATQVGEDTAIQQIVQRVKEAQARQPDVQRLVDTVSAYFVPAVIANAVFWALVWFAFPEALAGFVDWLPLWEPVGGGPVDGTVSTLEYSMVVLASAILIACPCALGLATPAATMVGSTISATNGVLFKGADVLERVRGVDVVVFDKTGTLTHGDMRLTDVEPVRGGVAADGGDGDAATDGGLVEQEADESLVLSVAATVESGSEHPLAKAIVDGAEDRGVDVDDPENFENVPGHGVRAETPRGEALVGNRKLMRDNGVDPDPAEDTMERLEREGKTAMLVALDGELIGVIATADTVRDSAKETVAELHDRGLETVMLTGDNERTAHAVAEELGIDPENVYAEVLPEDKADAVEEIQADGTRAIMVGDGVNDAPALTAAHVGIAVGSGTDVAIESADVTLMRDDPSDVLKAIRISEATLQKVRQNLFWAFAYNASLLPIASLGLLNPALAGLAMTGSSVSVMTNSLLFRKYDPHEDYVPVVLKPLRRLRGN comes from the coding sequence ATGAGTACCGAGACAGCGCACCTGGAGATAACCGGGATGTCGTGCGCGACGTGCTCCTCAACGATCGAGGAGTCCGTCGGCGAGCTTGACGGCGTCGCGTCGGTCAACGCGAACTTCGCGACCGACGAGGGCACCGTCGAGTACGACCCCGAGGAGGTATCGCTGGGCGAAATCTACGAGGCCATCGAATCGGCGGGCTACGAGGCCGAGAGTGCGACCGAGACCGTCGGGATCGCCGGGATGTCCTGTGCCTCCTGCGCGGAAACCAACGAGGAGGCCATCGAGGGCATCCCCGGCGTGATCGACGCCAGCGTCAACTTCGCCACCGACGAGGCGCAGGTCACCTACAACCCCGTCGACGCCGACCTCGACGCCGTGTACGACGCGATCGAGGACGCGGGCTACGAGCCCGATCGACCCCAGGCCGGCGAGGAGGGCGACGGTGAGGGCGGCGAGGAACGCGAAACCGCCGCCGAGCGTGAGCTGGCCCGGCAGCGACGCCTGGTGATCGGCGGCGGCGTGCTCGCGGCGCCGTTCCTGCTGGTGATGGTTCAGATGTTCACCGGCGAGTTCCTCCCGGAGTGGTTCCACTGGGTCGAGTTCGGCCTCGCCTCCGTCCTGATGGCGACGCTGGGTAGGGAGTTCATCGTCGGCGCGTACAAAGCCGCGAAAAATAGCGGCCGAGCGAACATGGACACGCTGGTCGCGGTCGGCTCCTCGACGGCCTACCTGTTCAGCACGGTCGTCCTGTTCGACCTGATCGCCGACGCCGGACTCTACTTCGAGGCCGTCGCGGTGATCCTGTGGTTCATCACGCTGGGCAACTGGCTGGAGGCGCGCTCGAAGGCCCAGGCCAGCGACGCGCTGCGGAAGCTGCTCGAACTGGAGGCCGACGAGGCGACGCTCGTCGAGGACGGCGAGGAGAAGAGCGTTCCCGTCGAGGAAATCGAGGTCGGCGACGTGATGAAGGTCCGGCCGGGCGAGAAGATCCCGACCGACGGCGTCGTCGTCGACGGCCAGAGCGCGGTCGACGAGTCGATGGTCACCGGCGAGTCCGTCCCCGTCGAGAAGGCGGAGGGCGACGAGGTCGTCGGGTCGACGATCAACGAGAACGGCGTGCTGCTCGTCGAGGCGACGCAGGTCGGCGAGGACACCGCGATCCAGCAGATCGTCCAGCGCGTCAAGGAGGCCCAGGCGCGCCAGCCCGACGTCCAGCGGCTGGTCGACACCGTCTCGGCGTACTTCGTCCCGGCGGTGATCGCGAACGCCGTGTTCTGGGCGCTGGTGTGGTTCGCGTTCCCCGAGGCGCTGGCCGGTTTCGTCGACTGGCTGCCGCTCTGGGAGCCCGTGGGCGGCGGCCCCGTCGACGGCACCGTCTCGACCCTCGAGTACTCGATGGTGGTGCTCGCGAGCGCGATCCTGATCGCCTGCCCCTGCGCACTCGGCCTCGCGACGCCCGCGGCGACGATGGTCGGCTCGACGATCAGCGCGACCAACGGCGTCCTGTTCAAGGGTGCGGACGTGCTCGAACGCGTCCGCGGCGTCGACGTCGTCGTGTTCGACAAGACCGGGACGCTGACCCACGGCGACATGCGCCTGACCGACGTGGAGCCGGTGCGGGGCGGCGTCGCGGCCGACGGAGGGGACGGCGACGCGGCTACTGACGGCGGCCTCGTCGAGCAGGAAGCCGACGAGTCCCTCGTGCTCTCGGTCGCCGCCACCGTCGAGTCCGGCTCCGAGCACCCGCTCGCGAAAGCCATCGTCGACGGCGCCGAGGACCGCGGCGTCGACGTCGACGATCCCGAGAACTTCGAGAACGTGCCCGGTCACGGCGTCCGCGCCGAGACGCCGCGCGGCGAGGCGCTGGTGGGGAACCGCAAGCTCATGCGGGACAACGGCGTCGATCCCGACCCCGCTGAGGACACGATGGAGCGCCTGGAGCGCGAGGGCAAGACGGCGATGCTGGTCGCGCTCGACGGCGAACTCATCGGCGTGATCGCGACCGCCGACACGGTCCGCGACAGTGCGAAGGAGACGGTCGCCGAGCTGCACGACCGCGGGCTGGAGACCGTGATGCTCACCGGCGACAACGAGCGGACTGCTCACGCGGTCGCCGAGGAACTGGGCATCGACCCCGAGAACGTGTACGCCGAGGTGCTGCCTGAGGACAAGGCCGACGCCGTCGAGGAAATCCAGGCGGACGGCACTCGGGCGATCATGGTCGGCGACGGCGTCAACGACGCGCCCGCACTCACCGCGGCTCACGTCGGCATCGCGGTCGGCAGCGGCACCGACGTCGCGATCGAGAGCGCAGACGTGACGCTGATGCGCGACGACCCGTCGGACGTGCTGAAGGCGATCCGCATCTCCGAAGCGACGCTGCAGAAGGTGCGCCAGAACCTGTTCTGGGCCTTCGCCTACAACGCGTCGCTGCTCCCGATCGCCTCGCTGGGACTGCTCAACCCCGCGCTCGCGGGGCTGGCGATGACCGGCTCCAGCGTCTCGGTGATGACCAACAGCCTGCTGTTCCGGAAGTACGACCCCCACGAGGACTACGTCCCGGTCGTGCTGAAGCCGCTGCGGCGTCTGCGCGGAAACTGA